Proteins co-encoded in one Marinilabiliales bacterium genomic window:
- a CDS encoding alpha-glucuronidase has protein sequence MLPGAAGAEDGYRMWLRYEQVSGNQLLDDYRSRLGYVVLEESSPTMLAVKKELDKGLGGLLGREVEFRSRPEGGGALIAGTPSGSPVIASLELGDRIDELGPEGFLIEEVSTGRYPAIIIAAQTDIGVLYGTFHLLRLLQTQQSLENITVSSSPRVMHRVVNHWDNIGRLVERGYGGLSLWEWGTLPEYRHPRYTDYARLNASLGINGAAINNVNADARFVTGQFLEKIAVLADIFRPYGIRVYLSINFDSPRILAGLDTADPLDPRVIEWWNEKAAEIYSYIPDLGGFLVKADSEGQPGPHGYGRDHADGANMLARAVEPFGGIVMWRAFVYDPGRTDRFREAWDEFVPLDGKFMDNVIVQVKNGPIDFQPREPFSPLFGALPNTNTMMEFQVTQEYFGFGIHLAYKGPMYTEVLNADTYAAGEGSTVGRVLEGKVFDYNLTGMAGVINPGTDRNWTGQPFVQSSWYAFGRLAWDHTLTAEVLADEWLRMTFTNDDRFTGTAKEIMFRSREAAVNYRNPLGLTHLYAQGHHYGPAPWTEHHHRPDWGAVYYHRASEQGIGFDRTESGSNAVEQYHEPVASVFRDIERIPEEYLLWFHHVGWDHPMRSGRTLWDELVHKYYEGVETVRWMQDAWDSVGGLIDRERHEHVRALLKIQERDAVRWRNSCVLYFQSFSGKPIPRGLEQPDHDLEHYMDLERIIYVPDPWYSW, from the coding sequence ATGTTGCCGGGTGCAGCCGGTGCCGAAGACGGGTACCGTATGTGGCTGCGCTATGAGCAGGTATCCGGCAACCAGTTACTTGACGACTACAGGAGCCGCCTCGGGTATGTGGTTCTGGAGGAGAGCAGTCCCACCATGCTTGCCGTGAAAAAGGAGCTTGATAAGGGACTGGGGGGATTGCTCGGCCGTGAGGTTGAATTCAGGAGCAGGCCTGAAGGTGGAGGAGCCCTTATAGCCGGCACCCCGTCAGGCTCGCCGGTAATTGCCTCTCTTGAACTGGGGGACAGGATCGATGAACTTGGCCCTGAAGGTTTCCTGATCGAAGAGGTGTCGACAGGCAGATATCCTGCGATCATTATTGCTGCTCAAACCGACATAGGGGTGCTTTACGGCACGTTTCACCTGCTCAGGCTGCTGCAGACCCAACAGAGTCTCGAAAACATCACGGTTAGCAGCTCCCCACGGGTCATGCACAGGGTGGTAAATCACTGGGATAATATAGGAAGACTTGTAGAAAGAGGGTATGGCGGACTTTCACTATGGGAGTGGGGGACCCTGCCCGAATACAGGCACCCGAGATACACCGATTACGCCAGGCTGAACGCATCACTTGGCATAAACGGCGCGGCCATAAACAATGTCAACGCCGATGCCCGTTTCGTAACAGGGCAGTTCCTTGAGAAAATAGCGGTCCTTGCCGATATCTTCAGGCCTTATGGTATCAGGGTCTACCTTTCGATCAATTTCGACTCGCCACGGATACTCGCCGGCCTCGATACCGCCGATCCTCTCGACCCCCGGGTAATTGAGTGGTGGAATGAAAAGGCGGCTGAGATATATTCATACATACCCGATCTAGGCGGATTCCTGGTAAAGGCCGATTCTGAGGGCCAGCCGGGACCCCATGGCTACGGCCGTGATCATGCCGACGGGGCCAATATGCTTGCCCGTGCCGTAGAGCCTTTCGGCGGAATAGTAATGTGGAGGGCCTTTGTATATGACCCTGGCAGGACAGACCGGTTCAGGGAGGCGTGGGATGAGTTCGTGCCCCTTGACGGTAAGTTCATGGACAATGTCATTGTACAGGTAAAGAACGGGCCTATAGATTTTCAGCCCAGGGAGCCCTTCTCACCCCTGTTCGGGGCGCTGCCCAACACCAATACCATGATGGAGTTCCAGGTTACGCAGGAGTATTTTGGTTTCGGGATACACCTGGCATACAAGGGGCCCATGTACACCGAGGTTCTCAATGCCGACACATACGCTGCGGGAGAGGGATCGACGGTAGGCAGGGTCCTTGAGGGCAAGGTCTTCGATTACAACCTCACCGGGATGGCCGGGGTGATAAACCCCGGAACCGACCGTAACTGGACAGGCCAGCCTTTTGTGCAGTCAAGCTGGTATGCCTTCGGCCGGCTGGCATGGGATCACACCCTTACAGCCGAAGTTCTGGCTGATGAGTGGCTGAGGATGACATTTACCAACGATGATCGTTTCACCGGTACCGCGAAGGAGATCATGTTCAGGTCGCGCGAGGCTGCCGTCAATTACAGGAATCCACTCGGACTTACTCACCTGTATGCCCAGGGGCATCATTACGGGCCGGCTCCGTGGACCGAGCACCATCACAGACCGGACTGGGGTGCTGTCTATTATCACAGGGCGAGTGAACAGGGCATCGGGTTTGACCGGACCGAAAGCGGGTCAAACGCTGTTGAGCAGTACCATGAGCCGGTGGCGTCTGTGTTCAGGGATATAGAAAGGATTCCCGAAGAGTACCTGCTGTGGTTCCACCACGTGGGCTGGGATCATCCCATGAGGTCGGGCAGGACGCTCTGGGATGAGCTTGTACACAAATATTACGAAGGGGTTGAGACGGTCCGGTGGATGCAGGATGCCTGGGATTCGGTCGGGGGACTTATAGACAGGGAGAGGCATGAGCATGTGAGGGCCCTTTTGAAGATACAGGAGAGGGATGCCGTGCGCTGGCGCAATTCGTGTGTGCTCTATTTTCAGTCTTTTTCAGGAAAGCCGATACCTCGGGGACTTGAACAGCCTGATCATGACCTTGAGCATTACATGGACCTTGAAAGAATAATCTATGTTCCTGATCCCTGGTACAGTTGGTAG
- a CDS encoding IS4 family transposase, which produces MNQGKFVFSQLTDFLPKRIFDGLVTKYNANKYVRHFTCWNQLLCMVFGQLTGRDSLRDLMISIEPHKPKYYHLGFGKGTSRSNFANSNEKRDCRVFEDFAYYLIDLARQSAIVDQDFQLNIDGNVYAFDSTTIDLCLSVFWWAEFRKTKGGVKMHTLYDIKTSIPSFIHISSAKVHDVNVMDLLSYEPGGYYIFDRAYIDYNRLFNLNKSLAYFVARAKDNIQFRRMYSKKVCKDTGVLLDQIGKLKGFYVSKKYPEKLRYIKYFDDETGNELEFLSNNFELTAEDIAQLYKYRWKVELFFKWIKQHLKIKSFWGTSPNAVKIQIYSAIIAYCLVALVRNKLKIDRSTYEILQILSISLLDKTPIKELLTYQNYKDVKELYCKQLKINWN; this is translated from the coding sequence ATGAATCAAGGCAAATTTGTTTTCTCCCAACTCACCGATTTTCTCCCTAAAAGAATTTTTGACGGTCTGGTCACCAAATACAATGCAAATAAATATGTTAGGCATTTCACATGCTGGAATCAGTTACTCTGCATGGTGTTTGGCCAACTTACCGGAAGAGATAGCTTACGAGATCTTATGATTAGTATCGAACCACACAAACCCAAGTACTATCATCTAGGTTTTGGAAAAGGAACCTCAAGATCAAACTTTGCCAACTCCAATGAAAAAAGAGATTGTAGAGTGTTTGAAGATTTTGCGTACTATCTCATTGACCTGGCCAGGCAATCTGCAATAGTAGATCAGGATTTTCAGCTTAACATTGATGGCAATGTCTATGCATTCGATTCAACTACAATTGATCTATGTTTGAGTGTATTCTGGTGGGCTGAATTTCGCAAGACAAAAGGAGGTGTCAAAATGCACACCTTGTATGACATCAAAACTTCGATCCCCTCATTTATCCATATATCTTCAGCAAAAGTACATGATGTCAATGTAATGGATCTTTTATCTTACGAACCAGGTGGATATTATATCTTTGACCGGGCTTATATTGATTATAACAGGTTGTTCAACTTAAATAAAAGCTTAGCCTATTTTGTCGCCAGAGCAAAAGATAATATCCAATTTCGCAGAATGTACTCAAAAAAAGTCTGTAAGGATACCGGTGTTTTATTAGATCAGATCGGGAAATTGAAAGGATTTTATGTTTCAAAAAAATATCCTGAAAAACTCCGGTACATCAAATATTTCGATGATGAAACAGGCAATGAACTTGAGTTTTTATCAAATAATTTTGAACTAACAGCAGAAGACATTGCTCAACTTTACAAATACAGATGGAAGGTGGAGCTGTTTTTTAAATGGATTAAACAGCACCTTAAGATCAAATCATTTTGGGGTACGAGCCCGAATGCAGTCAAAATACAAATCTACTCGGCGATTATTGCTTATTGCTTGGTTGCATTGGTCCGTAATAAACTGAAAATTGATCGTTCTACCTACGAAATTTTGCAAATATTGAGCATATCTCTACTTGACAAAACACCTATAAAAGAGCTACTTACATATCAGAATTACAAAGATGTCAAAGAACTATATTGTAAACAGTTGAAAATCAACTGGAATTAA
- a CDS encoding protease → MSKNFVFILAGLLIMATAHAGETRLLRQPAASSDHIAFTHGSNIWITGHEGGEARRLTSFQGVESFPKFSPDGRWIAFSGQFGGSTDVYVISVDGSEMKRLTWHPGADIVRGWSPDGRVIFTSARNSAPSGYPRFFSVGFDEGLPEQLPIPRGYRGEYSPDGRYFAYELVRPSDEEWRNYRGGQNRPVWVLDMSDYSLTELPQEDNSRNQYPVWIGNTIYFLSDRDYSMNLYSYDTGTGELDQLTFYSEYDIKYLSAGGGVLVYEYGGDIYRFDPGTREPEKLSITVRGDFPWAMPGWKNVGNFVTNGSLSPSGVRAVLEARGDIFTVPVEKGDWRNLTSSPGVRARNPVWSPCGGNIAWFSDETGDYRLMIGGQDGLEKAREIELPEPNFVYTPAWSPDSKYIIYTDANLKLWLVEVETGNVRFVDQDRFIHPQRTMDPVWSPDSRYIAYAKRLPNQYHAIKVWSVEDDEVLQLTDGMSDAVSPAWDASGKYLWFLASTNFGLNTGWLDMSAYERPVERAVYLIVLDGEESSPLLPESDEEKPGSNGNSKNGSSNNENSDNGVRVKIDMEGIDQRILSIDVPSRNYSNLATAGEGMVFYMEFVPGQAGPTLHLYELDKRETRSFMSPVHYYSISANGNKLLYRSGSRWGVVDTKGRPSPGDGQIDVSGLQARHDPAEEWRQIFNEAWRIYRDYLYVHNYHGADWQEVYNRYEPFVEHVKHRDDLNHILSIMGGEVSMGHSYVRGGDYPDVPRTPAGLLGADLEPDNGRYRITRIFTGENWNPDLRAPLSAPGVQVSEGDYILAIDGVDLRVPVNPYSLLENKANKQTVLRVNSRPVEEGSWLITVVPVSSEMGLRRLAWVEDNRRKVDELSGGKLAYVWLPNTGQAGYSYFNRYYFAQQHKQGAVIDERFNGGGSAADYMVDIMARSLHGFFNNRIDPDLPFTSPGAGIWGPKVMIINEHAGSGGDLLPFMFRKMEIGPLVGTTTWGGLIGIWDSPTLIDGGAMVPPRGGFYNVDGEWDVENIGVAPDIEVEMIPEKVIRGQDPQLERAVEEALRLLEEDPVRILPEPDPPVRYRRAPSR, encoded by the coding sequence ATGAGCAAAAATTTTGTATTCATACTGGCCGGACTACTGATCATGGCGACAGCACATGCCGGCGAAACACGCCTGCTCAGGCAGCCGGCGGCAAGCAGCGATCATATTGCATTCACCCATGGCAGCAACATCTGGATAACCGGTCATGAGGGCGGCGAGGCCAGGCGGCTGACCAGCTTCCAGGGTGTGGAATCATTCCCGAAATTTTCGCCCGACGGCAGGTGGATAGCTTTCAGCGGACAATTCGGCGGAAGCACCGATGTTTATGTCATCTCTGTTGACGGCAGCGAGATGAAAAGGCTTACCTGGCACCCGGGTGCCGATATTGTCAGGGGCTGGAGCCCCGACGGCAGGGTTATCTTCACCTCGGCACGAAACAGCGCACCCAGCGGATACCCCCGGTTCTTCTCAGTGGGCTTTGATGAGGGGCTTCCTGAGCAACTCCCTATACCCCGCGGCTACAGGGGTGAATACTCACCCGACGGGCGTTATTTTGCCTATGAGCTGGTAAGGCCGTCGGACGAGGAGTGGCGCAACTACAGGGGCGGCCAGAACAGGCCGGTATGGGTGCTGGATATGTCGGACTATTCCCTGACCGAGCTTCCCCAGGAGGATAACTCGCGCAACCAGTATCCGGTATGGATCGGCAATACCATCTATTTTTTGTCGGACAGGGACTATAGCATGAACCTGTACAGCTACGACACCGGCACCGGTGAGCTGGACCAGCTGACCTTCTACAGCGAATATGACATAAAGTACCTCAGCGCGGGGGGCGGAGTGCTCGTTTACGAGTATGGCGGCGACATATACAGGTTCGATCCCGGCACCCGGGAACCTGAAAAGCTCAGCATAACCGTGCGCGGTGACTTCCCCTGGGCAATGCCCGGATGGAAGAACGTGGGCAATTTCGTAACCAACGGATCACTCTCTCCCAGCGGTGTAAGGGCGGTGCTCGAGGCCCGGGGCGACATTTTCACCGTACCCGTGGAGAAAGGCGACTGGCGCAACCTGACCTCCTCCCCGGGAGTGAGGGCCAGGAACCCGGTGTGGAGCCCCTGCGGCGGTAATATTGCCTGGTTCTCAGATGAAACAGGCGACTACAGGCTGATGATCGGGGGACAGGACGGACTGGAAAAGGCGCGCGAGATAGAACTTCCCGAGCCCAACTTCGTATATACCCCGGCATGGAGCCCCGATTCAAAGTATATAATCTATACCGATGCCAACCTGAAACTCTGGCTCGTGGAGGTAGAGACGGGTAATGTAAGGTTTGTAGACCAGGACAGGTTCATCCATCCCCAGCGTACGATGGATCCCGTCTGGAGTCCCGATTCAAGATACATAGCATATGCGAAAAGGCTTCCCAACCAGTACCACGCCATAAAGGTGTGGTCGGTCGAAGATGACGAGGTGCTTCAGCTTACCGACGGCATGTCCGATGCAGTGTCGCCGGCATGGGACGCCTCAGGCAAATACCTGTGGTTCCTTGCAAGCACTAATTTCGGACTTAACACCGGGTGGCTCGATATGAGCGCCTACGAGAGGCCCGTTGAGAGGGCTGTTTACCTTATTGTGCTTGACGGCGAGGAGTCCTCCCCCCTGCTCCCCGAAAGCGATGAGGAGAAACCCGGCAGCAACGGAAACAGCAAAAACGGTAGCAGCAACAACGAAAACAGTGACAACGGGGTCAGGGTAAAGATTGACATGGAAGGTATTGACCAGAGGATACTCTCAATTGATGTACCCTCGAGAAATTACTCCAACCTGGCAACAGCAGGTGAAGGAATGGTCTTCTACATGGAGTTTGTTCCCGGACAGGCAGGTCCAACACTTCACCTGTACGAGCTGGATAAGCGCGAAACAAGATCCTTTATGTCGCCCGTGCACTACTACAGCATATCGGCCAACGGCAACAAGCTGCTTTACAGGTCGGGCAGCCGGTGGGGCGTTGTCGACACCAAAGGGCGGCCCTCGCCAGGTGACGGACAGATCGATGTTTCAGGACTTCAGGCAAGGCACGACCCGGCAGAGGAGTGGCGCCAGATATTCAACGAGGCCTGGAGGATATACCGCGACTACCTTTACGTCCACAACTATCATGGAGCGGACTGGCAGGAGGTGTACAACAGGTACGAGCCTTTCGTGGAGCATGTAAAACACAGGGATGACCTGAACCATATACTCTCGATCATGGGCGGTGAGGTGTCAATGGGACACTCCTATGTGAGGGGTGGCGACTATCCCGATGTGCCGAGAACACCTGCCGGACTACTGGGAGCGGACCTGGAGCCCGACAATGGCAGGTACAGGATAACCCGGATATTTACCGGTGAGAACTGGAACCCCGACCTGAGGGCTCCGCTCAGCGCACCGGGGGTGCAGGTCTCAGAAGGCGATTATATCCTGGCAATTGACGGGGTTGACCTGAGAGTGCCGGTTAACCCCTACAGCCTGCTTGAGAACAAGGCAAACAAACAGACGGTGCTGCGTGTCAACAGCCGGCCCGTTGAAGAGGGCTCATGGCTGATCACTGTAGTTCCGGTATCCAGTGAGATGGGACTGAGAAGGCTTGCCTGGGTAGAAGACAACAGGCGCAAGGTGGATGAGCTGTCAGGCGGCAAACTTGCCTATGTATGGCTTCCCAATACGGGCCAGGCGGGTTATTCCTACTTCAACCGCTACTATTTTGCACAACAGCACAAGCAGGGGGCGGTGATTGACGAGAGGTTCAACGGTGGCGGCTCGGCGGCCGACTACATGGTCGACATCATGGCCCGCAGCCTGCACGGCTTTTTCAATAACAGGATAGATCCCGACCTTCCCTTCACCTCACCCGGGGCGGGAATATGGGGACCCAAGGTAATGATCATAAACGAACATGCCGGCTCGGGCGGCGACCTGCTGCCGTTCATGTTCAGGAAGATGGAGATAGGCCCGCTTGTAGGTACCACCACGTGGGGCGGACTTATAGGGATATGGGATTCCCCCACACTCATTGACGGAGGCGCCATGGTACCCCCCAGGGGCGGGTTCTACAATGTTGACGGCGAATGGGATGTCGAAAACATCGGTGTGGCACCCGATATAGAGGTAGAAATGATCCCCGAAAAGGTGATAAGGGGCCAGGACCCCCAGCTTGAGAGAGCTGTTGAAGAGGCACTCAGGCTGCTTGAAGAGGATCCTGTCAGGATACTTCCCGAGCCCGATCCACCTGTCAGGTACAGGCGCGCACCGTCAAGATAG
- a CDS encoding WD40 repeat domain-containing protein, whose protein sequence is MEYMFSLRIQQSAIVVTLILFVVTGCGRESNTGIQAHDEVVLSVSFSHDSRYLVTGSADGTARVFDALNSWEMVCELAGHGSWVYQSEFLPGDTQIVTAGFDGDLKLWSFMPCEELRTYEGHTDRVRAVSVHPSGRSFVSCGWDSTFISWDRERAEKLFRIRGHDEKICDLTLSPDGSVIATASRDNLVSLWDKATGSRIADLEGHTGDLKGVRYSPDGRHIASTGFDSMVIIWDAGALEARHILRKHTDRLFAVAFSPDGATLASAGNDARIILWDTEEGKVQNILFPGSGVRKLSYSPDGRFLAAACADGTVNVYALTLRGEN, encoded by the coding sequence ATGGAATATATGTTTTCATTGCGCATACAGCAAAGCGCGATAGTGGTAACTCTCATCCTGTTTGTTGTGACCGGCTGCGGCCGGGAGAGCAATACCGGAATACAGGCCCACGATGAGGTTGTGCTATCGGTTAGCTTCAGCCACGACAGCCGTTACCTGGTTACCGGGAGTGCCGACGGCACTGCACGTGTTTTCGATGCACTGAACTCCTGGGAAATGGTATGTGAGCTTGCAGGGCATGGATCCTGGGTGTACCAGTCGGAGTTCCTGCCCGGCGACACACAGATAGTCACTGCCGGCTTTGACGGCGACCTGAAGTTGTGGTCGTTCATGCCCTGTGAGGAGCTTCGCACTTATGAGGGACACACCGACAGGGTAAGGGCTGTTTCGGTACATCCTTCGGGGAGGAGCTTTGTGTCATGCGGATGGGATTCTACATTTATCAGCTGGGACAGGGAGAGAGCAGAAAAGCTGTTCCGTATCCGCGGGCATGATGAAAAGATTTGTGATCTTACCCTTTCACCCGACGGTTCGGTCATTGCCACAGCCAGCCGTGATAACCTCGTTTCACTGTGGGATAAGGCAACAGGTTCGCGTATAGCCGACCTTGAAGGGCACACGGGCGACCTGAAGGGGGTCAGGTACAGCCCCGATGGCCGCCATATTGCATCAACCGGCTTTGACAGTATGGTGATCATATGGGATGCCGGCGCCCTGGAAGCACGCCACATCCTCAGGAAACATACCGACCGGCTTTTTGCAGTCGCCTTCTCTCCTGACGGCGCCACTCTTGCTTCGGCAGGAAATGATGCAAGGATCATCCTGTGGGATACAGAGGAGGGCAAGGTGCAGAACATCCTCTTTCCCGGATCTGGTGTCAGGAAACTCTCCTACAGTCCCGATGGAAGGTTCCTGGCTGCTGCGTGCGCCGATGGCACAGTGAATGTTTATGCTCTCACCCTCCGGGGTGAAAATTAG
- a CDS encoding sodium/glucose cotransporter, which yields MGSAFDLIDYIVFIIYVLMIVGIGLYVSRSRKGVERTSQDYFLASRSLKWWAIGASLIAANISAEHFIAMSGSGYRIGLGIAAYEWIAAIVLIIVGKYFLPMFLDKGIYTMPQFIESRYNKSVSVAFAVFWLLVYVFVNLTTVIWLGALAMDRIMGIPLMWGILGLAAFSAVYSIYGGLKAVAWTDVVQVFFLIGGGLVTTVLALYAVSGGEGIFQGLSVIYEKAGESHFGMIVAKDTIVPDGAGGFTDAFNDLPGLAVIFGAMWLTNLGYWGFNQFIIQKGLAAENIQHAKRGLIFAGYLKILIPVIVILPGIAAYVLFQHPELLESREYIGEIGRADEAYPWLLKNFVPAGIRGLTFAALVAAIVSSLSAMINSTSTIFTMDIYKPFFRKEAKEKELVKVGRIVAFIALVIAVASARPLLGGLDQAFQYIQEYTGYIYPGVVVVFGMGLFWKQATARAALWTAIATIPAGILIKIFFPEMPFILRMGYVFILLVFIASIVSLRDRNLVEGTLPAGRKARFMTNTGYGFVIAGIITLMLGIVFTGPLAHLGFESIFMLATGFGFIGMIFILNSRMKKVDKKSFDINPELFKTGNAFNFGAAGIILIVGLLYYFFW from the coding sequence ATGGGCTCCGCATTTGATTTAATAGACTATATCGTTTTCATCATTTATGTATTGATGATAGTTGGTATAGGATTATATGTATCCCGTTCCAGGAAAGGAGTTGAACGAACTTCGCAGGACTATTTTCTGGCCAGCAGATCGCTTAAATGGTGGGCGATAGGAGCATCGCTTATTGCAGCTAACATCTCTGCTGAACACTTTATTGCCATGTCCGGGTCAGGATACAGGATCGGCCTGGGTATTGCCGCGTATGAATGGATAGCTGCCATTGTCCTGATCATAGTCGGAAAATATTTCCTGCCCATGTTTCTCGATAAGGGGATATATACCATGCCCCAGTTTATCGAAAGCAGGTATAACAAGAGTGTAAGTGTTGCTTTTGCTGTTTTCTGGCTGCTGGTTTACGTTTTTGTTAACCTGACAACGGTGATCTGGCTGGGGGCGCTCGCTATGGATCGTATCATGGGTATTCCTCTGATGTGGGGTATTCTGGGACTCGCTGCTTTTTCGGCTGTTTATTCTATTTATGGCGGACTTAAGGCAGTGGCGTGGACCGATGTGGTGCAGGTGTTCTTTTTGATTGGCGGCGGACTTGTTACTACAGTCCTTGCTCTCTATGCTGTTTCGGGAGGTGAGGGTATTTTTCAGGGCCTGTCTGTTATTTACGAGAAGGCAGGTGAATCTCATTTCGGGATGATCGTAGCAAAGGATACAATAGTTCCCGATGGTGCCGGAGGATTTACAGACGCATTCAACGACCTTCCCGGTCTTGCTGTTATATTTGGCGCCATGTGGCTTACCAACCTGGGATACTGGGGTTTCAACCAGTTTATCATTCAGAAGGGCCTTGCAGCAGAAAATATCCAGCATGCGAAACGGGGACTGATTTTTGCGGGATATCTGAAGATACTTATACCTGTTATTGTCATACTCCCCGGAATTGCGGCTTATGTATTGTTTCAGCATCCGGAACTTCTTGAGTCAAGGGAATACATTGGCGAGATAGGCCGGGCTGATGAGGCTTATCCCTGGCTTTTGAAGAATTTCGTTCCGGCGGGTATCCGGGGACTCACTTTTGCGGCACTGGTGGCGGCTATTGTATCATCATTGTCGGCCATGATAAACAGTACTTCCACAATTTTTACCATGGATATTTACAAGCCTTTCTTCAGGAAAGAAGCCAAAGAAAAGGAGCTTGTCAAGGTTGGGCGTATTGTTGCCTTTATCGCCCTGGTAATTGCCGTTGCTTCTGCAAGGCCGTTGCTTGGGGGACTGGATCAGGCATTCCAGTATATCCAGGAGTACACGGGCTATATCTATCCGGGTGTAGTAGTGGTATTCGGGATGGGGCTGTTCTGGAAGCAGGCCACTGCCCGGGCTGCCTTATGGACCGCCATAGCTACAATCCCTGCAGGTATATTGATCAAGATATTTTTCCCTGAAATGCCCTTTATACTGCGAATGGGGTATGTCTTCATCCTGCTTGTCTTTATAGCATCAATAGTCAGTCTCAGGGACAGGAATCTTGTTGAAGGCACACTGCCGGCAGGAAGGAAAGCAAGGTTTATGACAAATACTGGTTACGGGTTTGTTATTGCTGGCATCATTACTCTTATGCTCGGTATTGTGTTTACCGGCCCGCTGGCGCACCTTGGATTTGAGTCGATATTCATGCTTGCAACCGGGTTTGGTTTTATTGGCATGATCTTCATCCTTAACTCCAGGATGAAAAAGGTTGATAAAAAATCATTTGATATAAACCCGGAACTGTTCAAAACGGGTAATGCGTTTAATTTCGGAGCTGCCGGTATTATATTGATAGTGGGGTTGCTATACTATTTCTTCTGGTAG
- the xylA gene encoding xylose isomerase has product MEYLKGDKEYFKGIGKIKYEGPKSRNPLAYRFYDENKVVAGKKMKDHFRFAVAYWHSLCGTGGDPFGPGTKVFPWNGSFDPMVRAREKMDAAFEFITKMGIPFYCFHDYDLVDEAATIKESENRLHAMVEYAKEKQKASGVKLLWGTANLFSHPRYMNGAATNPDFNVVTHAATQVKNAIDATVALGGENYVFWGGREGYFSLLNTDMKREVEHMARFLTMARDYGRKNGFNGTFLIEPKPMEPTKHQYDYDAAAIIGFLNKYGLAGDFKLNIEVNHATLAGHTFQHELQVAADSGLLGSIDANRGDYQNGWDTDQFPINLYELVETMLVIIEAGGFKTGGINFDAKTRRNSTDLDDLFIAHIAGMDVFARALEVAYDVLEKSPYKKMRADRYKSFDSGKGAEFEQGKLTLEDLRKLAVENGEPEQLSGRQELYEAILNHYIL; this is encoded by the coding sequence ATGGAATATCTGAAAGGTGACAAGGAATACTTCAAGGGCATAGGAAAGATTAAATATGAGGGCCCTAAATCCAGGAACCCCCTGGCATACAGGTTTTATGATGAGAACAAGGTGGTTGCAGGCAAGAAGATGAAAGACCACTTCAGGTTTGCGGTTGCTTACTGGCACAGCCTGTGCGGCACCGGAGGCGACCCGTTCGGTCCGGGAACGAAGGTCTTCCCGTGGAATGGCAGCTTCGATCCCATGGTAAGGGCCAGGGAGAAGATGGATGCTGCTTTTGAGTTCATAACAAAGATGGGGATACCCTTCTACTGCTTCCATGACTACGATCTGGTTGATGAGGCCGCTACCATTAAAGAATCCGAAAATAGACTTCATGCAATGGTTGAGTATGCAAAGGAGAAGCAGAAGGCCTCAGGTGTGAAGCTGCTCTGGGGAACGGCCAACCTGTTTTCCCATCCAAGGTACATGAACGGGGCGGCCACAAACCCCGACTTCAACGTTGTAACCCATGCCGCTACCCAGGTTAAGAATGCCATCGATGCCACCGTTGCTCTTGGTGGTGAGAACTACGTGTTCTGGGGAGGCAGGGAAGGATATTTCTCTCTGCTGAATACCGATATGAAAAGGGAAGTTGAGCATATGGCAAGATTCCTGACAATGGCAAGGGACTATGGCAGGAAGAACGGCTTTAACGGCACCTTCCTCATCGAGCCCAAGCCCATGGAGCCCACCAAGCACCAGTATGATTACGATGCTGCCGCTATTATAGGGTTCCTGAATAAATACGGACTTGCGGGTGATTTCAAGCTTAATATTGAGGTTAACCATGCTACGCTTGCAGGCCATACTTTCCAGCATGAGTTGCAGGTGGCTGCCGATAGCGGATTGCTGGGAAGCATCGACGCCAACAGGGGTGACTACCAGAACGGGTGGGATACCGACCAGTTCCCGATAAACCTGTATGAGCTTGTTGAAACCATGCTGGTAATAATTGAAGCCGGAGGTTTTAAAACAGGAGGTATTAATTTTGATGCCAAGACCAGGAGAAACTCTACTGATCTCGATGATCTGTTTATAGCCCATATTGCAGGAATGGATGTTTTTGCCAGGGCACTGGAAGTAGCATACGATGTTCTTGAGAAGTCACCTTACAAGAAGATGAGAGCTGACCGTTATAAGTCCTTTGACTCAGGTAAAGGTGCTGAGTTTGAGCAGGGCAAGCTTACGCTGGAAGACCTGCGCAAACTTGCAGTTGAGAATGGCGAGCCCGAGCAGTTGAGCGGCAGGCAGGAGTTGTACGAGGCTATTCTGAATCATTACATATTGTAA